The Arcobacter porcinus sequence TGAATTTTTATGCTTATTATTTTTCAGATAAACATGTATTAAAAAGATTTAATGCAATAGAAATTGAAGATACAAGGCATCCTGTATATAAAATTACTAAGAAACTTGTTCAAAAAGCAAATCTTCCTATGCCAAAAGTTTATATAATAGAAGATAATATCCCAAATGCTTTTGCAACGGGAAGAAATTATGAGAATTCTGCAATTGCAGTAACTATTGGGCTTTATGATTTATTGAATGAAGATGAGCTAGAAGGTGTAATTGCTCATGAATTATCTCATATAAAGCATCATGATATATTAATAGGAACTATTGCAGCAGTTTTTGCAGGTGCAATAGCTATGATTGCAAATATGATGCAGTTTAGTTCTATGACAGGAAATAATAGACAAAATCAAAATCCAATTATTATGATAATTATGGCTATTTTATTACCTCTTGCTGCTTCTATTATACAAATGAGTGTAAGTAGAAGTAGAGAATTTATGGCAGATGAAGGAGCTGCAAGGATGACAAGAAATCCAAGTGGACTTCAAAATGCATTAAAAAAGCTAGAAAACTATGCTTCAAGAGGAGTAGTTTTAAATAATGCAAATGAGGAAACAGCTCATATGTTTATTGTAAATCCATTTAGTGGAGTTAAATCAAGCTTTGGAAACCTTTTTAGAACACATCCAAGAACAGCTGATAGAATAGCTAGACTTGAAGCATTAAAAAGAGAAATTTAAAATCTTAGCTTAATGCCCACTCAAAGAATGAAAATATCTCTATTTTTATAGAGCTATTTTTTATTTTTCCACTATTTGAGATAGTTAAAATTTCAAGCTCTTTTATATTAAGTTCTTGACAAGTTTTAATCACTTTTTTCATGAGGTTTTGAGTTGTAGCTTCATTGAAAAAAGGAATAACTAAAATAGCAGTTGATATTTCAGGAATATAAAAATCAATAAAATCAAGGTAATAGATAGTTTTGAATCTATCATTTAATTCTAGAAAAATCATATTTGAAAACTCTTGTTTAAATCTTTTTTGAAAAGAGAAAGAGCTTTGTAAAGCATGATTATAAGAGTATATTTTTTTTGAAGAGTTCTTTTGATTATATTTTTCTACAAAAAAGAATATATTTTTTTCTTCAAAATTTTTGCAAAGTTCATAAAATCTATCTTTAGATATTTTTATTTTTGATTTTAAACTATTAAATAGTTGAAATATTGATTTTTTTTCATCGATATTTTCTAAAAGAAGCTTAAAAGCCATAAATTCTGTATTATCTCTTAACTCTTGTTTTATAATCTCCTGAACTCTTTGAACTCTTTTATTCTCTTCTAAAAAGATTGTTTCTGCAAAGTTCCCAAATTTTAGAAAACTATTAAAACTAGAAGTTATATTTAATTGTTTATTATCAAAAAGCAAATACTCTTCAAAATCTAAACTTCCTAAATAAATTTTTGAAAATCCTTCAATGTCAATATCTTTATGAGATGAAATTACAATGTTTTCACATTTTAATGGAGAGTATTTATAAGGAAAATTATCTAAAACCAAAGTAGATATGCTTTTTTTATCTATAAACTCTTGTAAAAGTGTTAATTCCTCTTCAATATTTATATTTCTAAGATCAGAAAAATCAATATATAAAACCTCTTTTTTATCAAAATTTGATATAAAATCCATAATAAGATAGCTTTTTCCTACTTTATATGCACCTATTATTAAGGTCTTTTTATTTTCAATTTTCTTTTTTCTTTCTAGAAAATTTATTTTCGCAAAATTTTGCTCATAGTTTTCACTTAGAAGCTTCATCTATTTTTTACTCAGATTAATTGCTTCTTTTATTGCATTTATATAACTTGTGTTATTTGGATTTTTATTTTTATAAGCTATATCAAAAGCAGTTCCGTGATCAACACTTGTTCTAATTATTGAAAGATTTAAACTTACATTTATACTTTCATCAAAGTATAAAGCTTTTAATGGAATTAAACCTTGATCATGATACATAGCTATAAAATATTTATAGTTTTTCCTTGAATTAGGACTAAAAGCAGTATCAGGAACTAAAGGATTAGAAAAAATATCTTTTTCTAAAATAGAGTTTGCTTTTTTTATAGCTTTTATTATCTTTTTCTCATCATCACCTAAAACTCCACCATCTCCAGCATGTGGATTTAGAGCTAAAACAGCAACCTTTGAAGCATTTGTGCAAGAGTAAAAATCTAAGAAAAATTTTGTAAGTTTTTTTGTATTTATATTTTTTACGATATCGTTTAGTGCAATATGCTCAGTAAACAAAGCAACATACATTTTAGAGCAACCAAGCATCATAATTGCATCTTTTTTGAATATATCTCTTAAAACTTCTGTATGACCTTTGTAAGATATCTTGGCTTTACTCCAAGATTCTTTATTTATAGGAAGTGTACAAATAGCATCTACTTCTTTGTTTTTTGCTAGATTTATAGCATCAATAAATGAGTTAAATGAGTATAAACCTGCATTTTTTGAAACTTGTGAAGGAGTTATTTTAAAAATTCCTTTAGTTCCAAAAGTATAAAAGTCTTTTGGAACTTTTATTTTTAGAAGCTTAGAAGCTTTTTCTAGTAACTCTTTATTTATACAATAGATTGGAGAACAAAGTTTTTTAATCTCATTATGTGAATTTAGAGCTATTTCTAATCCAATTCCATTTAAATCGCCAATACTAATAGCAATTTTAGGAAGATTTTTACTCATTTATTAAACTTTTTATCTCTTTTATCGCACTTTCTAAACCTGTAAAAACAGATCTTGCAATAATACTTTGCCCAATATTTAACTCTATAATATCTTTAATTTCACAGATATTTTTAACATTTTGATAGTTTAATCCATGACCAGCTGCAACTTTTATACCTAAATTTGAAGCAAAATTTGAAGATGCTTTTATATCTTCTAAACTTTTGTCAAGCATAGATTTTAGCTCTTCTTTACTAAGTTCAAGCTCTTTTATTGAGTGTTGAGTATTTCTAAGATTTGAGTAAAGCATTGCATAAATATTTGCATAAGTCCCTGTATGAAGCTCCACAAAATCTGTTTCTAACATATTTGATAACTCTATTGCTTTATGTGTTGGATCAATAAAAAGTGAGACTTCTATATCGTGTTCTTTTAGTTTTTCTATTGTTTTATTGATTTTATCAAAGTGATTTTCTAAATCAAGTCCACCTTCTGTTGTAACTTCATCTCTATTTTCTGGAACTAATGTAACTCTAAAAGGTTTTAAAGAACAAACAATATCAATAATATCTTCATTTATTGAGCATTCAAGGTTAACAGGAAGTGCAGATTGATCTATTATGGCTTTTGCATCAAGATCATGAATATGTCTTCTATCTTCTCTTAAATGAATAGTAATTTGATCAGCACCTGCAAGTTTGCAAATACTTACAGCATCAAGTGGATTTGGATCATTTATTTTTCTAGCTTCTCTTAAAGTTGCTATGTGATCAATATTTACACCAAGTAGCATATTCTTTCTCCTTTAAATTCTTAAGATAAATCTTTTAATGTTGCAATATTTGCTGCAAGTTTATTTTGAACTTCTAAATATTCATCATCATTATTTGAATCAGCAACAATTCCAGCTCCTGCTTGGAAAATAATTTTATCTTTTGTGATAAATGAAGTTCTAATAGTAATTGCACTATCCATATTTCCATCGAAACCAAAATATGCAACACTTCCTGAGTAGAAGTTTCTTTTTACTCCTTCAAACTCAGCAATTAACTCCATAGCTCTTATTTTTGGAGCTCCCGTCATTGTTCCAGCTGTAAATACAGCCATAAAAAGATCAAACATATCATATTTTTCATCTAAAATTGCTTCTACATCGCTTACAATGTGCATAACATGAGAGTATCTTTCTATTCTCATAAGATCACTAACTTTTACAGTTCCAGCCCTAGCAACTCTTCCCACATCATTTCTTCCTAAATCTACAAGCATAAGATGTTCAGCTCTCTCTTTTTTATCATTGATTAGCTCATTTTCCATCTCTAAATCTTTTTCTAAATTTGCTCCTCTTTTTCTTGTTCCTGCAATTGGTCTTAAAAGAAGATGACCATCAACAAGTCTTACCATAACTTCAGGGCTACTTCCAGCAATAGAAAAATCTTCAAATTCTAGTAAATAAAGATAAGGGCTAGGATTTTTACTTCTTAATGCTCTATAAAAACTAAGATGATCTACAATAGCTTTTTGAGTAAATCTATTTGACATTAAAAGTTGAAACACATCTCCACTTAATATCTTCTCTTTGGCTTTTTCTATCATAGAAAAAAACTCATCTTTTGAGAATTGAAATTTACCTTCATCTATTATTTCTGCTTTTTTTAAAGGAGTATAAATATATGGTTTTAAAAGCTCTTTTTCAATATTTTCTATCTCATTTTTTAAAGAGTACATAGAAGTTAGAATTGTAAGCTTAGAAGTTTTATGAGAAAATGCTAGTATGATTTTTGGTCTAATTAGATCAAAATCAGGAATATTTAACTCATCTTTCAAAGAGTTCATAGATGCTTTTAGTTTTTTTTCAAACTCTTTTGATATATCATAGCCAACATTTCCAATAAAACCATCAATTAGACTAATTCCTAACTCTTTTGCTTTATCTTTGTAAATTTGTTTATCAAAATTTTTATAATATTTTTTTAAAAATAATAAAGGATTATTATCTACTTTATTTGTTTCTCCATTTTCATCTTTAAAAAAGCATTCATTGTCTTTGTACCAAATTCTCTCTCTAGCACCAATAATTATATAAGAAAAATTTCCATCATTTTTTGAACTTATTGTGCTCTCAAACAAAAGACTAAGCTCTTTTGGATAAAGAGCTTTCGTTTTTTCATAAATTGAAACGGGAGTGAATTGATCTAAAAAAAGAGTTTTACTAAAAAAATTCATAGAAATACTTAATTATAAACTATAAAAGGATTACCATTTATATTTAGTTTCTCTTTTATAGATGGCACTTTTGTATTTGCTTCAGCTCTATCTTTAAATGGACCAATTAAAACTTTATTTAAATTTTTTTCATTTAAAATTTTGTATTCAAATCCATTCTGTTTTATTTTTTGTAAATAAGCACTATTTGGTTGTTTTGAAAAAGCACCAATTTGAACATAGTAAGCTTTTGCAGTAGAACTACTTGTAGCTTTTGGAGTTGTTGCTTGTATTCCTTGATTGTTTTTACCTTCAACTAAATCTTTTATAGAAGTCTTTGCTTCTACTTTAGTAGGTTTAGGTTCAACAACTTTTGGAGCAGGAGCTGGTGTTTTTTTCTCTTCAACTTTTTTTATTGTATTATTTATAAGTTCGTCAGGAATTATAATTTCAGGCTCTTGTTCTATTTGAGTAACACTCTCTTCTACTTGAACAATATCATCTAAACTATTTGAATAATTAGATTTTTCTAAAGTTTCAGTTGCACTTTTTCTATTTGTTTCATCTAAAATTCTTTTATAATCTTCTTCAATATTACTTGAATTGTTATTTTCAATTACTTCATTTGTAGATTCCATAAAAGGATCTGTTTTTTTATTATTATTTGAAAGAAGACCAAAAAGCATAATTGTAAGAAAAAATAGAACTAATAAAATAGCCCCAAGAAGAATATACTTTTTTTTATTACTGCTTCTATTTGATCTTTTTTCAAGGATTAGACTATCAAACTCATCTTCACTATCTATTTTAATATTATTTTGAAGTCTTTGAATCTCTTCATAGCTACTATTTGAATTGCTATTATAAGCACTATTTAGATTATTTGATAGGTTTAAATTTTGCATATTTGATTCAGCTTGATTTAGCTCATTTAATTTTCTTTGTAACTCTTCACCTTCTTGTTTAAGTTGTACTTTTTTTAAAAAATCATCACCATTTATTTGCATAGTCTATCCTTTTTTTAAGTTTTTATCTTCTTTAATAAGTTGCGTTAGAGTAGATAACGAATTGATTAGCAAGATTTTCAAGTTCTTTACTAATTTTAGTTTGTAAAGAAGAATCTTCAATATTATCTAAAACATCACAAATTTTATTTGCAATAAACTCAAACTCTTTCTCTTTCATACCACGTGCTGTTAGTGCAGGGCTTCCAATTCTAATACCTGAAGTTACAAAAGGGCTTCTAGTTTCTCCTGGAACTGTGTTTTTATTTACAGTAATACCAGCATTACCTAAAGCAGCATCAGCATCTTTACCTGAAAAAGGTTTATTTAAAAATGATACTAAAACTAAGTGATTGTCTGTACCATTACTTACTATATCATATCCTCTTTTAATAAGAACATCTGCTAATACTTTTGCATTTGCTTTTACTTGTTTTGCATAATCTTTCCATTTTGGATCTAAAATCTCTTTAAATGCAACAGCTTTAGCAGCAATAACATGCATAAGAGGTCCACCTTGAAGTCCAGGGAATATTGCACTATTTACTTTTTTAGCAATCTCTTCATCATTTGTCATAATAACTCCACCTCTTGGTCCTCTTAGAGTTTTATGAGTTGTTGTAGTTACAACATCAGCATAAGGAAAAGGACTCATATGCTCACCTGCAGCAACTAATCCAGCAATATGTGCAATATCAGCAAATAAAATAGCACCAACTTTATCAGCTATTTCTTTGAATCTTTTAAAATCAATCTCTCTTGCATAAGCACTAGCTCCACAAACAATGATTTTTGGCATAACAGTTTTAGCAATCTCTTCTAATTTATCATAGTTGATTCTTCCATCAAGTTCAACACCATAATAAAATGCAGAATAGTTTTGTCCTGAAAATGATGGTTTACTTCCATGAGTTAAATGCCCACCATGAGATAGATCCATTCCTAGAAGTTTATCTCCTGCTTTAAGTAATGCTGCATAAACTGCACCATTTGCTTGAGAACCACTATGTGGTTGAACATTTGCAAATTTACAATTAAAGATTTTACAAACTCTATCAATAGCTAGTTGCTCAACTTTATCAGCTTGCTCACATCCACCATAATATCTTTTATAAGGATAACCTTCAGCATACTTGTTTGTAAAAACTGAACCCATTGCTTGCATTACTGCTGGGCTTGTAAAGTTTTCACTTGCAATCATCTCAAGATGATTTGTCTGTCTTACTAGTTCAGCTTCAACTATATCAAATACCTCTTTATCAGCTACCTCTAAATTATCGCTTGTTATGTAGTTCATATCTATTATTCCTTCTCTTTTATTTATTTTCTTCTTCAATATCTGCTAATAAATCTATCTCTTGCTTGATTGGTTTCATAGCTGGAAATAGTAAAACATCTCTAATTGAGTGTTGATTTGTAAGCATCATTACAAGTCTATCTATTCCAATTCCTTGACCAGCTGTTGGAGCCATACCATAAGATAAAGCATTTACAAAATCTTCATCCATTTCATGAGCTTCATCATCTCCATTATCTTTTGCAGCCATTTGACCTTCAAATCTTCCTAATTGGTCAATTGGGTCATTTAACTCACTAAATGCATTTGCAATCTCTTTTCCAGCTATAAATAACTCAAATCTATCTGTAAGATGTGGTTTACTATCACTTCTTCTAGCAAGTGGAGATATATCAACTGGATACTCTGTAATAAATGTTGGATTTATTAGTTTTGCTTCAACAAACTCATCAAAAAGTTCTCCTTGAAGTTGTCCTAAGTTCATTCCAGCTTTCGCTTCTAGTTTATTGTCTCTTAAAAATTGTAATATTTTCTCTTTATCTTCCACAATATCAGCAGGAACTCCACCAATTTTTACTAAAGATTCAATCAAAGGAATTTCTGTAAAATCACTAAAATCAATCTCTAAATCTCCATAAGGAAGCTTTGTAGGAAGATTTAAGTTTTTAAATAAGTATTCAAAATACTCTTTTGTTAGAGCAATTAAATCTTTATAAGTTTTATATGCCCAATAAAATTCAATTGAAGTAAATTCAGGATTATGAGTTGCATCCATACCTTCATTTCTAAAGTTTCTATTTATTTCAAAAACTGCTTCAAATCCACCAACTATTAATCTTTTTAAATATAATTCAGGTGCAATTCTTAAAAATCTATCTATTCCTAAAGCATTATGATGAGTAACAAATGGTTTTGCATTTGCTCCACCTGCAATTGGGTGCATCATAGGAGTTTCTACTTCAAGGAAACCTTTATCTTCAAAAAATCTTCTTGTAAGAGATATAATTTTACTTCTTGTTTGAAAAGTTGATTTAACATCACTATTCATTATTAAATCTAAATATCTTTGTCTGTATCTTAGCTCTTTATCTTGAATTCCATGATATTTTTCAGGAAGTGGAGATATCGCTTTTGTAAGAACTTTTAAATCTTGTACCAGTAAAGATAACTCTCCATGACCCGTAATAAAAGGGTAACCTTTTACTTCAATAATATCACCAACTTCTACATATTTTTTGAAAATATCATTATAAAAATTCTCTTCTAAATTATCTCTAGCTACATAAACTTGAAGCATTCCACTTTCATCTTCTATTTTTAGAAAACTTGCTTTTCCCATAAGTCTGAATAGTTTAATTCTTCCTGCAATTGTAAAAGATCTATTTTCATCTCTTTTTGTTTCAAGATTAAAAACATCTTCATTTTTATTTAAATAATCTTGAATACTTAACTCTCTTTTACTATCATTTGAGTAAGGATTAATTCCTAATCCTCTTAATGCTTCAGCTTTTTCTATTCTTTGTTGTATAAATCTATTTTCAAACAATTCTTATTCCTTTAATCCTCATTTTTCTCGTTGTTAATATCATTTTCTCTTTTTTCTTCTACTGTTTTTTCATCTTCAAGCTGTTGAGCTTGTCTTGCATTATCTTCATCAGTATTCTGATTTTGATTTCCTGACAAAATGTCACTTGTATCTTTTAAAACTTTTGCCTTATCAGCCATTTTATTTACAGATTCTTTTACAGAATCATCTAAATTGTCAGTAATTACACTAGTGTCTATTTTCATAATAAACTCACCAACGCTAAGTAGATGAGGCATTACAATAGAGTTTTTGAAATTTTCATCAATTGATTTTCTAAAAGAATCAATTGAATATAAAGCAGAAGCTATAACTGAGAATATTAGAAATATTTTAGCTGCTCCAAAAACAAGACCAAACAGTCTATCAATAACTCCAAGACCACTTAAGCTAAATATCTTGCTTACAAGAATTCCAGCTACATAAACAATAAACCAAACAGCAACAACAGATATTATAAAACCTATAAGTTTAATAGTAGAGCTATTCTCAATAGCTAAAACAGGTGCTACTATTTGTCCTACATCAAATGATACTCTTGATGCAACAAAAATTGCTCCAATGATTCCTAAAAGAGCAAAAACCTCTTTTATAAAACCTTTAAAGAAACCTTTTAAACCTAGGAAAAGAGTGATAAGAATTATTATCACATCAAACATTGCAAGATCTTGCATATTAATTCCTTTTTTAATAATTCGTGCATAATATCTAAAAAAGTCAAAATAAAAGTTTAAGCAAAATAAATATAGATTTTGATAAAATCCCAAAATGATAAAAAGATACCCAACAAAACAAATAAGTGTAGGAAATGTAAAAATAGGTGGTGATGCACCAGTTTCCGTACAATCAATGACATATACTAAAACATCAAATGTAAAAGAGACAGTTGAGCAGATAAATAGACTTCATTTTGCAGGAGCTGATATTGTAAGAGTTGCAGTTCCACATATTGAAGATGCAAATGCTTTAAAAGAGATTAAAAAACAAGTTAGTTTACCAATAGTTGCTGATATACATTTTCACTATAAACTTGCACTTATAGCTGCCGAAGTTGTGGATTGTATAAGAATAAATCCAGGAAATATAGGAGATAAAAAAAGAGTAGCAGAAGTTGTAAAAGCTTGTCAAGCTAGAAATATTCCAATAAGAATTGGAGTAAATTGTGGAAGTTTAGAAAAACAATTTGAAGATAAATATGGTCAAACTCCTGAAGGAATGGTTGCAAGTGCTGAGTATAATATAAAATATCTTGAAGATTTAGGTTTTACAGATATAAAAGTATCTTTAAAAGCTAGTGATGTTCAAAGAACTGTGCAATCATATAGACTTTTGAGACCAAAAAATAACTATCCTTTTCATTTAGGTGTAACAGAAGCTGGAACACAATTTCACTCTACAATAAAATCTTCAATAGCATTAGGAAGTTTACTTCTTGATGGAATTGGCGATACTTTAAGAGTTTCAATGACAGGAGAACTTGAAGAAGAGATAAAAGTAGGGCGAGGAATTCTAAAAGATGTTGGACTTGTAAAAGATGGTTTAAATATTATTTCTTGTCCAACTTGTGGAAGAATTGAAGCTGATTTAGTAAGTGCAGTTGCTGAGATAGAAAAAAGAACAGCACATATAAAAACTCCTTTGGATGTTTCAGTTATGGGATGTGTTGTAAATGCTATTGGAGAAGCAAAATCTGCTGATGTTGCTATTGCTTTTGGAAAAGGTAGTGGACTTGTGATGAAAAAAGGTGAGATTATTGCTAAATTAAGTGGAGATGCTTTAATAAATAAATTTGTTGAAGAAGTTGAATTTGAGGCAAAAAGAAAAATATAATGGATAGTATTTATAGCATAAACATAGAAAGAGCAGTTTTAAGCTCAATTTTCTTTAATCCTGAAGAGCTAGAAGATGTTTTGGGAGTTTTAAAGCCAAAAGATTTTTATCTTCCAGCACATAAGGCAATTTTTGAAGCAATGATAAAACTTCATGAAGAAGATATGCCAATTGATGAAGATTTTATAAGAAATAAAGTAGATAAAAAACAAGCTGATGATAATGTTCTTTTAGAAATCTTAAGTGCAAATCCAATTACAAATACAAATGCTTATGTAAAAGAGATAAAAGATAGTTCTGTAAAAAGAGAGCTTGCGACTCTTGCAACTACTATAAAAAAAGTAGCTATTGAAGATGAAGTAAGTGCAAATGAAGCACTTGATACTATTCAAGGTGAGCTTTATAAAATATCTACAAATAGTGCTACAAGCGAATTAAAAGATATGCAAACTGTTACAAGTGATACTTTAGCATATATAGAGAAGATGAAAAAACTTGGAAATAAGTATTTAATAGGACAAACAACAGGTTTTGATACTTTAGATAAAAGAACAACAGGTTTTAATGAAGGAGATTTAGTAATAATTGCTGCTCGTCCTGCTATGGGAAAAACAGCTATTGTTTTAAATATGGCACTTAAAAATATTGAAAGAAATAAAGGTGTTATTTTTTTCTCATTAGAGATGCCAGCAGAACAACTTATGTTAAGAATGATTGCTGCTAAAACTTCAATACCTTTACAAAATTTAAGAAAAGGTGATATGGATGATAATGAGTGGTCAAGATTAAGCTCAGCTTTTGATGATTTAAATAGTAAGAAACTTTTTGTAGATGATGGTGGAAGTATAAATATTAATCAACTTCGTGCAAGAGTAAGAAAAATCGCTCAAAATGCTGAAAATAATATTGGACTTGTAATTATTGATTATCTTCAATTAATGCAAGGAATAGGAAATAAAGATAGACACCAAGAAGTTTCTGATATTAGTAGAGGTTTAAAAATGCTAGCACGAGAGCTTAAAATCCCAATAGTTGCTCTTTCACAGCTAAATAGAGGACTTGAAAGCAGACCTGACAAAAGACCAATGCTGAGTGATTTAAGAGAATCAGGAGCGATAGAACAAGATGCTGATATTATTCTTTTCGTTTATAGAGATGATGTATATAAACAAAGAGATGAAGCAAGAAAAGAGAAAGAGGCAAAAGATAGAGGTGAGGATTATAAATCTAAGTTTCAAGATAAAGAGGTTGAAGAAGCTGAGATAATAATAGGAAAACAGAGAAATGGACCAATAGGAACTGTTAAATTAGACTTCCATAAATCATTGACTAAATTTGTTGATAAAGAGA is a genomic window containing:
- the ispG gene encoding flavodoxin-dependent (E)-4-hydroxy-3-methylbut-2-enyl-diphosphate synthase; protein product: MIKRYPTKQISVGNVKIGGDAPVSVQSMTYTKTSNVKETVEQINRLHFAGADIVRVAVPHIEDANALKEIKKQVSLPIVADIHFHYKLALIAAEVVDCIRINPGNIGDKKRVAEVVKACQARNIPIRIGVNCGSLEKQFEDKYGQTPEGMVASAEYNIKYLEDLGFTDIKVSLKASDVQRTVQSYRLLRPKNNYPFHLGVTEAGTQFHSTIKSSIALGSLLLDGIGDTLRVSMTGELEEEIKVGRGILKDVGLVKDGLNIISCPTCGRIEADLVSAVAEIEKRTAHIKTPLDVSVMGCVVNAIGEAKSADVAIAFGKGSGLVMKKGEIIAKLSGDALINKFVEEVEFEAKRKI
- a CDS encoding replicative DNA helicase: MDSIYSINIERAVLSSIFFNPEELEDVLGVLKPKDFYLPAHKAIFEAMIKLHEEDMPIDEDFIRNKVDKKQADDNVLLEILSANPITNTNAYVKEIKDSSVKRELATLATTIKKVAIEDEVSANEALDTIQGELYKISTNSATSELKDMQTVTSDTLAYIEKMKKLGNKYLIGQTTGFDTLDKRTTGFNEGDLVIIAARPAMGKTAIVLNMALKNIERNKGVIFFSLEMPAEQLMLRMIAAKTSIPLQNLRKGDMDDNEWSRLSSAFDDLNSKKLFVDDGGSININQLRARVRKIAQNAENNIGLVIIDYLQLMQGIGNKDRHQEVSDISRGLKMLARELKIPIVALSQLNRGLESRPDKRPMLSDLRESGAIEQDADIILFVYRDDVYKQRDEARKEKEAKDRGEDYKSKFQDKEVEEAEIIIGKQRNGPIGTVKLDFHKSLTKFVDKENEYTGSAPIEVVFESIADTNKETKVDFPNIF